The Nocardioides campestrisoli genome includes a window with the following:
- a CDS encoding DMT family transporter — translation MAERRTALIASVALLAMTASWGSTFYLIKDLLDRVPTLDFLAVRFAIASLAMLLVAPRALARLSPQSRRHALVLGLLYGCAQILQTAGLAHTAASVSGFITGMYVVCTPLLAALLLGTRITRITWGAVLLATAGLAVLTLQGLAVGYGEAITLVAAVIYALHIVGLGAWSRPGEAFGMSILQLLVITLVCLLATAPDGIVLPSGTGDWLSVLYMALVAGAAALFVQTWAQGHLPPTRAAIIMSMEPVFAAGFAVLLGGEAVTGRLVLGGLMVLSAMLLVELLPRRRVIDEVPTLPV, via the coding sequence TTGGCTGAGCGGCGGACGGCGCTGATCGCCAGCGTCGCCCTGCTCGCGATGACGGCGAGCTGGGGAAGCACTTTCTACCTCATCAAGGACCTCCTCGACCGGGTCCCCACCCTGGACTTCCTCGCGGTCCGGTTCGCGATCGCCAGCCTGGCCATGCTGCTGGTCGCGCCGCGGGCCCTGGCCAGGCTCTCCCCGCAGTCCCGGCGGCATGCCCTGGTGCTGGGGCTGCTCTACGGGTGCGCCCAGATCCTCCAGACCGCCGGCCTGGCGCACACGGCCGCGAGCGTCTCCGGGTTCATCACCGGGATGTACGTCGTCTGCACGCCCCTGCTGGCCGCGCTGCTGCTCGGCACCCGGATCACCCGGATCACCTGGGGCGCGGTGCTGCTGGCCACGGCCGGACTGGCCGTGCTGACGCTCCAGGGCCTCGCCGTCGGCTACGGGGAGGCGATCACGCTCGTGGCTGCGGTGATCTACGCGCTGCACATCGTCGGCCTGGGCGCGTGGTCCCGGCCCGGGGAGGCCTTCGGCATGTCGATCCTCCAGCTGCTGGTGATCACGCTGGTCTGCCTGCTGGCCACCGCGCCGGACGGGATCGTGCTGCCCTCGGGTACGGGCGACTGGCTCTCGGTGCTCTACATGGCGCTGGTCGCCGGCGCCGCCGCACTCTTCGTCCAGACCTGGGCCCAGGGGCACCTGCCGCCGACCCGGGCCGCGATCATCATGAGCATGGAGCCGGTCTTCGCCGCGGGCTTCGCCGTGCTGCTGGGCGGCGAAGCCGTGACCGGCCGGCTCGTGCTCGGGGGCCTGATGGTCCTCTCCGCGATGCTCCTGGTCGAGCTGCTGCCGCGGCGTCGGGTGATCGACGAGGTGCCCACCCTGCCGGTGTGA
- the aroF gene encoding 3-deoxy-7-phosphoheptulonate synthase: MVVVMSPGATDEQIAHVVSRVEGVGGDAFVSKGVERAIIGLVGDIESFHHLNLRALPGVADVYRISDPYKLVSRQHHPQRSTVWVGPADQQVPIGPGTFTFIAGPCAVESAEQTLAAARMAKSAGATLLRGGAYKPRTSPYAFQGLGEEGLEILSSVRAATGLPLVTEVVDARDVDVVAEHADMLQVGTRNMANFGLLQAVGSAGKPVLLKRGMTATIEEWLMAAEYIAQRGNLHIVLCERGIRTFEPATRNTLDISAIPVVQAASHLPVIVDPSHAGGRKDLVVPLTRAAIGVGADGVIVDVHPNPEVALCDGPQALLGNDLRELAQVVRRLPAAVDRSPAVPANRA, from the coding sequence ATGGTCGTCGTCATGTCCCCCGGAGCCACCGACGAGCAGATCGCGCACGTGGTGTCGCGGGTCGAGGGCGTGGGCGGGGATGCCTTCGTCTCCAAGGGCGTGGAGCGCGCGATCATCGGGCTTGTCGGCGACATCGAGTCCTTCCACCACCTCAACCTCCGTGCCCTTCCCGGGGTAGCCGACGTCTACCGGATCTCCGATCCCTACAAGCTGGTCAGCCGCCAGCACCACCCTCAGCGCTCGACCGTGTGGGTCGGTCCCGCCGACCAGCAGGTGCCGATCGGCCCGGGCACCTTCACCTTCATCGCCGGCCCGTGCGCCGTGGAGTCCGCGGAGCAGACACTGGCGGCGGCGCGGATGGCCAAGTCGGCGGGTGCGACCCTGCTGCGCGGCGGCGCCTACAAGCCGCGGACCTCGCCGTACGCCTTCCAGGGCCTGGGCGAGGAGGGCCTGGAGATCCTCTCCTCGGTGCGCGCGGCCACCGGGCTCCCGCTCGTCACCGAGGTGGTCGACGCCCGGGACGTCGACGTGGTGGCCGAGCACGCCGACATGCTCCAGGTGGGCACCCGCAACATGGCCAACTTCGGCCTCCTGCAGGCCGTCGGCTCCGCCGGCAAGCCGGTGCTGCTCAAGCGTGGCATGACCGCCACCATCGAGGAGTGGCTGATGGCCGCCGAGTACATCGCGCAGCGGGGCAACCTGCACATCGTGCTGTGCGAGCGCGGCATCCGTACCTTCGAGCCCGCCACCCGCAACACCCTGGACATCTCCGCGATCCCGGTGGTCCAGGCCGCCAGCCACCTGCCGGTGATCGTCGACCCGTCGCACGCGGGCGGCCGCAAGGACCTCGTGGTGCCGCTCACCCGGGCAGCCATCGGCGTCGGCGCGGACGGGGTGATCGTGGACGTCCACCCCAACCCCGAGGTCGCGCTGTGCGACGGCCCGCAGGCGCTGCTCGGCAACGACCTGCGTGAGCTCGCCCAGGTGGTACGCCGGCTGCCCGCGGCCGTGGACCGCTCGCCGGCCGTGCCTGCGAACCGCGCCTGA
- a CDS encoding class II 3-deoxy-7-phosphoheptulonate synthase, with protein MSNVPTLEQLHAMGAAQQPTYADPRELERAVARLRKSPPLVFAGECDDLKEKLAAVARGEAFLLQGGDCAETFDGVTADNVRNKLRVLLQMAVVLTYAASVPVVKLGRLAGQYAKPRSSDTETRGDLTLPAYRGDAVNGFDFTAESRQPDPQRLVEVYNASAATLNLVRAFVTGGYADLRQVHAWNTDFVRDSLAGQRYETVAAEIDRALTFMRAIGADPDEFHRVDFHSSHEALLLEYEHAMTRIDSRTQSPYDVSAHFLWIGERTRQLDGAHVELLSHVRNPVGVKLGPTTTADDALALAARLNPDNEPGRLTFITRFGAHRIRESLPELVEKVTAAGVQVAWVCDPMHGNTFEASSGYKTRRFDDVIEEVQGFFDVHRAAGTWPGGVHVELTGDDVTECVGGGELLDEAGLADRYESVCDPRLNRVQSLELSFLVAEMLRKA; from the coding sequence GTGAGCAACGTCCCCACCCTCGAGCAGCTGCACGCCATGGGCGCCGCCCAGCAGCCCACCTACGCCGACCCCCGCGAGCTGGAGCGCGCCGTCGCCCGGCTGCGCAAGTCCCCGCCGCTGGTCTTCGCCGGCGAGTGCGACGACCTGAAGGAGAAGCTCGCCGCGGTCGCCCGCGGCGAGGCGTTCCTCCTCCAGGGCGGCGACTGCGCCGAGACGTTCGACGGGGTGACGGCCGACAACGTGCGCAACAAGCTGCGCGTGCTCCTGCAGATGGCGGTCGTCCTGACGTACGCCGCCTCGGTCCCGGTGGTCAAGCTCGGCCGGCTGGCCGGCCAGTACGCCAAGCCCCGGTCCTCGGACACCGAGACCCGCGGCGACCTGACGCTGCCGGCCTACCGCGGCGACGCGGTCAACGGCTTCGACTTCACCGCCGAGTCCCGCCAGCCCGACCCGCAGCGGCTGGTGGAGGTCTACAACGCCTCGGCCGCCACCCTCAACCTGGTCCGGGCGTTCGTCACCGGCGGGTACGCCGACCTGCGTCAGGTGCACGCCTGGAACACCGACTTCGTCCGCGACTCGCTGGCCGGTCAGCGGTACGAGACCGTGGCCGCGGAGATCGACCGGGCGCTGACCTTCATGCGCGCGATCGGCGCGGACCCCGACGAGTTCCACCGGGTCGACTTCCACTCCAGCCACGAGGCCCTGCTCCTGGAGTACGAGCACGCGATGACCCGGATCGACAGCCGCACCCAGTCGCCGTACGACGTCTCGGCGCACTTCCTGTGGATCGGCGAGCGCACCCGCCAGCTCGACGGCGCCCACGTGGAGCTGCTCAGCCACGTGCGCAACCCCGTCGGCGTCAAGCTCGGCCCGACCACCACGGCCGACGACGCCCTGGCGCTCGCCGCCCGGCTCAACCCCGACAACGAGCCGGGGCGCCTGACCTTCATTACCCGCTTCGGCGCGCACCGCATCCGCGAGTCGCTGCCCGAGCTGGTGGAGAAGGTCACCGCCGCCGGCGTGCAGGTCGCGTGGGTCTGCGACCCGATGCACGGCAACACCTTCGAGGCGTCCTCGGGCTACAAGACCCGGCGTTTCGACGACGTGATCGAGGAGGTCCAGGGCTTCTTCGACGTGCACCGTGCGGCCGGGACCTGGCCGGGCGGCGTGCACGTCGAGCTGACCGGCGACGACGTGACCGAGTGCGTCGGCGGCGGCGAGCTGCTCGACGAGGCAGGCCTGGCTGACCGCTACGAGTCGGTCTGCGACCCGCGGCTCAACCGGGTGCAGTCCCTCGAGCTCTCCTTCCTGGTCGCGGAGATGCTGCGCAAGGCGTGA
- a CDS encoding threonine aldolase family protein — MTTLVDLRSDTLTRPTEAMRRAMSRAEVGDDVFGEDPTVLTLQERVADLLGHEAALFTPTGSMANVLAVRALVGPGEEVLCEESAHIARAELGAHGAFTGLTMRTWRHPRGGVDLEAVARMFAPDLGPYFVRTRAISVENTHNFAGGTVLPLADLDALRRFATEQGVGVHLDGARIWHASVATGTPLAEYGARADVLAVCLSKGLGAPVGSLVVGPADAIAETRVWRKRMGGGMRQVGILAAAGLHALDHHVERLADDHRRARRLAEACGLDSEGVETNIVLVEREDAADFVAAAEAEGVRVSRVGPRTVRLVTHLDVDDEAVERAAVVLGRLCREG, encoded by the coding sequence GTGACCACGCTCGTCGACCTGCGCTCCGACACCCTGACCCGGCCCACCGAGGCGATGCGCCGGGCGATGTCCCGGGCCGAGGTGGGGGACGACGTCTTCGGCGAGGACCCCACGGTGCTCACCCTGCAGGAGCGGGTGGCCGACCTGCTGGGGCACGAGGCCGCGCTGTTCACCCCGACCGGCTCGATGGCGAACGTGCTCGCGGTGCGCGCCCTGGTCGGTCCCGGCGAGGAGGTGCTCTGCGAGGAGTCCGCCCACATCGCCCGGGCCGAGCTGGGGGCGCACGGCGCCTTCACCGGCCTGACGATGCGCACCTGGCGGCACCCGCGAGGCGGGGTCGACCTCGAGGCGGTGGCACGGATGTTCGCCCCCGACCTGGGGCCGTACTTCGTGCGTACCCGGGCGATCTCGGTGGAGAACACGCACAACTTCGCCGGCGGCACCGTGCTGCCGCTGGCCGACCTGGACGCCCTGCGCCGGTTCGCCACCGAGCAGGGGGTCGGGGTGCACCTGGACGGAGCGCGGATCTGGCACGCCTCGGTGGCCACCGGCACGCCGCTGGCCGAGTACGGAGCCCGGGCCGACGTGCTGGCCGTGTGCCTGTCCAAGGGGCTCGGCGCGCCCGTCGGCTCGCTGGTGGTGGGGCCCGCGGACGCGATCGCCGAGACGCGGGTCTGGCGCAAGCGGATGGGTGGCGGCATGCGGCAGGTCGGCATCCTGGCCGCCGCCGGCCTGCACGCCCTGGACCACCACGTCGAGCGGCTGGCGGACGACCACCGGCGCGCCCGCCGGCTCGCCGAGGCCTGCGGTCTCGACTCCGAGGGGGTCGAGACCAACATCGTGCTGGTGGAGCGCGAGGACGCCGCGGACTTCGTGGCCGCCGCGGAGGCCGAGGGCGTCCGGGTCAGCCGGGTCGGACCGCGGACGGTCCGGCTGGTCACCCACCTCGACGTCGACGACGAGGCGGTGGAGCGGGCAGCCGTCGTCCTCGGACGGCTCTGCCGCGAGGGCTGA
- a CDS encoding deoxyribonuclease IV → MTPELRNPIGTHLQVGKGLASGALASARELGCETLQVFVGNPRGWALSAGNPTEDGRFREGCAAAGIRSFIHAPYLVNLGSPTPATYERSVAVVAHNLRRAAQIGAEGVVVHTGSFVDPAGDPAGAAERYAAAMRQVREGLLPVLETLDGDDAPWLLLEPTAGQGRSLCAGVEDLQPYLAALDFHPRAGICLDTCHVFAAGAPLDEPGGASATLDRIVEIGGPGRLRLVHANDSMDVRGAFKDRHQKIGEGHIGLGAFRELFAHPATAGVPFVLETPGSRTPGDPDLAVLRELREAVPVG, encoded by the coding sequence GTGACGCCCGAGCTCCGCAACCCGATCGGCACCCATCTCCAGGTCGGCAAGGGGCTCGCCAGCGGCGCCCTGGCCAGCGCCCGCGAGCTCGGCTGCGAGACCCTGCAGGTCTTCGTCGGCAACCCCCGCGGCTGGGCGCTCTCGGCCGGCAACCCCACCGAGGACGGGCGCTTCCGGGAAGGGTGCGCGGCCGCCGGCATCCGGAGCTTCATCCACGCCCCGTACCTGGTCAACCTCGGCTCCCCCACGCCCGCGACGTACGAGCGCTCCGTGGCGGTGGTGGCGCACAACCTGCGCCGCGCGGCGCAGATCGGCGCCGAGGGGGTGGTCGTGCACACCGGGTCCTTCGTCGACCCGGCTGGCGACCCCGCCGGCGCTGCCGAGCGGTACGCCGCCGCCATGCGTCAGGTCCGCGAGGGACTGCTCCCGGTCCTGGAGACCCTGGACGGCGACGACGCGCCCTGGCTGCTGCTGGAGCCGACCGCCGGACAGGGTCGCTCGCTGTGCGCGGGTGTCGAGGACCTCCAGCCCTACCTGGCCGCGCTCGACTTTCACCCGCGGGCCGGCATCTGCCTCGACACCTGCCACGTCTTCGCCGCCGGTGCGCCGCTCGACGAGCCCGGAGGCGCCAGCGCGACCCTGGACCGGATCGTGGAGATCGGCGGACCCGGCCGGCTCCGGCTGGTGCACGCCAACGACTCCATGGACGTCCGCGGCGCCTTCAAGGACCGGCACCAGAAGATCGGCGAGGGGCACATCGGCCTCGGCGCCTTCCGCGAGCTCTTCGCGCACCCGGCGACCGCCGGTGTCCCGTTCGTCCTGGAGACCCCCGGCTCCCGCACCCCCGGGGACCCCGACCTGGCCGTGCTACGAGAGCTGCGAGAGGCCGTGCCGGTTGGCTGA